The sequence ATTGATTCCACCATATCCATTACAGATGCTGCGGGAGCGTAGTAAGCACTTCCGGTTTTTAAATGTTTTACAATTTCAGCTCCGCCATCTCTTGTTCTTTGAATGATTGCATCAAGTTTTTCTTTTGGGATTAATTCAGTCACAGGAATTCCAGCCACAGTGGTATACCGGGCAAACGGGACCATTGTATCTCCATGTCCTCCAAGCACAAATGCCTGAACGTTTTCAACAGAAACATTTAATTCCATCGCGATGAAGGTAGAAAACCTTGCAGAATCAAGGATTCCAGCCATTCCAACGACTCTATGTTTTGAAAATCCGCTCACTTTATAGGCAGTATAAGCCATAGCATCAAGAGGGTTTGTAACTACTATAAGAATTGAATTAGGAGAGTGTTTGACAGCTTCCTGGGTGCAGCTTTTAACTATGTCAAAATTTGTATAAAAGAGGTCATCCCTTGACATACCCGGTTTTCGAGGAACTCCTGCTGTTATCACCACAATGTCTGAATTAGCAGTGTCCTTGTAGTCCTGAGTCCCGAAAATCTTTGTATCAAATCCAAAGACTGGACCCGTTTGCAGAAGGTCAAGCCCTTTTCCCTGGGGGATGCCCTCAAGAATGTCGAGGACTACAACATCAGCAAGCTCAGATTCAACGATTCTCTGAGCTGTTGTAGCACCCACATATCCAGCGCCTATGACAGTAATTTTAGGCCTCATTTTTCCTCCTTTTTTATGAATTTATGTTAAATATTAAAAATTTTTTTAGATTTACTTTTTTTAACATTATCAGTTTTTTAGAGTCTAATTTATCCTAAAAAAAAATAGTTTTCAAGATAAATTGTAAACACGTAATTGCTTTAGAAAAATTTAAAAAATTGCTTTTTTTATTTTTGAGACTATAATTGAATTTAGAAGGAGAAAAATGAAAAAATTTTTTTTGTTTTTATTAACTTTAATTTTTGTTTGTTGTTCCATGTATAAACTGGAACAACAATTAGACCCTGAAAGCAAGGAATTTCTTTCAAAAGTTCGATATATAATAACTTCCCAGGAAAGGAAAAATTTTCTAAAAGTTCCAGCTGAAAAAAGAAAGGAATTTATTGAGGAATTCTGGAAAAAAAGAGACCCCACTCCAGAAACAGAAGAGAATGAGTTTAAGGATGAATATTCCAAGAGAATTGAAGAGGCAAATCGATTGTTTGTTGGAGGGTCAAGGCCAGGATGGCTTCAGGACAGGGGAAGAGTGTACATAATGTATGGCCCACCTACAGAAGTAGATAGATATCCTATGGGAACAATTTATACTGATATACCTTATGAAGTCTGGTACTATGGCTTTACTCCTATTGTTTTCGTTGACTACACAAGAACAGGAGATTATGAGCTAACACCGGAAAGTTTGATGTATTTAAATGAAATCAAATGGGTTGCAAAACCATTGACTGGAGAACCGATTAAGCCTGCGAAGAGCAGGATATTGAACTATGAAATAGAGGTTGAAAGTGTGACAGAAGAAGATGTGAAAATAA is a genomic window of Acidobacteriota bacterium containing:
- a CDS encoding GWxTD domain-containing protein — protein: MKKFFLFLLTLIFVCCSMYKLEQQLDPESKEFLSKVRYIITSQERKNFLKVPAEKRKEFIEEFWKKRDPTPETEENEFKDEYSKRIEEANRLFVGGSRPGWLQDRGRVYIMYGPPTEVDRYPMGTIYTDIPYEVWYYGFTPIVFVDYTRTGDYELTPESLMYLNEIKWVAKPLTGEPIKPAKSRILNYEIEVESVTEEDVKIKISVPYKNIIFTQKDEKLETVLELNFEISGGKKKAPITRSEKYTISYSEDEIKKLAPEDYMVEIPLKVSKGNYKGKVTLENKVTGDKKTKTLKFSV
- the mdh gene encoding malate dehydrogenase, which translates into the protein MRPKITVIGAGYVGATTAQRIVESELADVVVLDILEGIPQGKGLDLLQTGPVFGFDTKIFGTQDYKDTANSDIVVITAGVPRKPGMSRDDLFYTNFDIVKSCTQEAVKHSPNSILIVVTNPLDAMAYTAYKVSGFSKHRVVGMAGILDSARFSTFIAMELNVSVENVQAFVLGGHGDTMVPFARYTTVAGIPVTELIPKEKLDAIIQRTRDGGAEIVKHLKTGSAYYAPAASVMDMVESIVKDKKKILPCAAYVEGEYGISDTFLGVPVKLGSKGIEEIIQIKLTPEEQTALEKSAESVKALIKMMKF